A DNA window from Bombus huntii isolate Logan2020A chromosome 10, iyBomHunt1.1, whole genome shotgun sequence contains the following coding sequences:
- the LOC126870172 gene encoding uncharacterized protein LOC126870172: MDTNYRANIGKWLPPPGDVLEKWFLNSSMVTESIDNLIESIALIIQDITDSQICEFEVYKRVANDLEEITKGYKSISTTSLSTHLIYKYKMRHFLTILKRKLNVLVRFTSNLINEIVDCKSDELLRIIFRLVNIYNDVLDMDIEVSGPSTSVFCNDCPYILEPMKKISVTRILQMLAKNRAEESCHELIDCLLANYKPREKTDPSTTISGDADVSENSSIEIYRALTRHLTPPIESSASRTELEVSNIESIQTLVNTQNEQVLRLLNVVQDVSPKLFGTDALKTSKGKQENLFHCLTLAWRRCGHF, from the exons ATGGATACCAATTACAGAGCAAATATCGGCAAGTGGCTACCACCTCCAGGCGACGTTCTCGAGAAATGGTTTCTCAACTCGTCGATGGTTACAGAGAGCATAGACAATCTTATTGAATCCATAGCCTTAATCATCCAGGACATCACAGATTCACAGATCTGTGAATTCGAG gTATATAAGAGAGTTGCAAACGATCTAGAAGAGATAACGAAAGGGTACAAATCGATCAGTACGACGAGTCTTAGTACACATCTGATTTACAAGTATAAGATGCGTCATTTCTTGACGATATTAAAACGAAAATTGAACGTACTCGTAAGGTTCACTTCTAATTTGATAAACGAAATCGTCGATTGTAAGAGTGACGAGTTGCTTAGGATTATTTTTAG GTTGGTGAACATTTATAACGATGTATTAGACATGGATATCGAGGTTTCTGGTCCTTCAACAAGCGTATTCTGTAATGATTGTCCTTATATACTGGAACCAATGAAGAAGATATCCGTTACTCGAATATTGCAG ATGCTGGCCAAAAATAGAGCGGAAGAATCTTGCCACGAACTCATTGACTGCCTTTTAGCAAATTACAAGCCCCGCGAGAAAACCGATCCTTCTACGACAATATCTGGCGACGCCGACGTTTCCGAAAATTCGAGTATCGAGATTTATCG AGCGCTTACGAGACATTTAACGCCACCGATCGAAAGTTCCGCCTCGAGAACGGAGTTGGAGGTATCAAATATTGAGAGCATTCAGACATTAGTCAATACTCAAAATGAACAGGTACTGAGGCTGTTAAACGTCGTGCAAGATGTTTCACCGAAATTATTTGGCACTGATGCGTTAAAAACTAGCAAAGGTAAACAAGAAAATCTTTTTCATTGTTTAACTCTTGCCTGGCGCAGGTGTGGCCATTTTTAA
- the LOC126870168 gene encoding uncharacterized protein LOC126870168 isoform X2, producing the protein MDIYARPPEPLSDNGDMVQNWQKWRKDFMIFMKASNSINKERDYQAYLLRTYIGKIGQDVIEKIVSNPLKEGDDMNILLAKLDKYFLSTKNEVIERYNFFKSRKNSNVSIENYIVYLKNKAKTCNFGNMTDSIIRDKLIIEFDNKQMRQKLFNIKNLNLSGFISIFNEHKSAMQKRKQDTNQNRKQIDDNNIKIDNVSAKNVTYSDKETSNSNKNTEWVRRQNKKNCRKCNQRHPMQACPAWDLKCEKCYKYNHNTNCCPVQPTDTEKMENTKEWSWMENGSRISNENLQRSQASSPSSTRQKTMETSNVKGDQIPAVSKDNCRLS; encoded by the exons ATGGATATATATGCACGACCTCCAGAACCTTTATCTGATAATGGAGATATGGTTCAAAATTGGCAAAAATGGAGAAAAGATTTCATGATATTTATGAAAGCAAGTAATTCTATAAACAAAGAACGGGATTATCAAGCTTATCTTTTAAGGACTTACATAGGAAAGATTGGTCAAGATGTTAtagaaaaaattgtttcaaatccTTTGAAAGAGGGAGATGACATGAATATATTATTAGCAAAACTTGATAAATACTTTCTTTCCACTAAAAATGAAGTTATAGAAAgatataacttttttaagTCACGCAAAAACTCCAATGTCtctattgaaaattatattgtttatttGAAA AATAAAGCAAAAACTTGTAATTTTGGAAATATGACAGACAGCATAATTAGGgacaaattaattattgaaTTTGATAATAAACAAATGAGACAAAAGctgtttaatataaaaaatcttaatttatcaggatttatatcaatttttaatgaacATAAATCTGCCATGCAAAAGAGGAAACAGGATACAAACCAAAATAGAAAACAGATAGATGACAATAATATTAAGATTGATAATGTATCTGCTAAGAATGTTACATATTCTGATAAAGAGACTAGTAATTCAAATAAGAATACAGAATGGGTAAgaagacaaaataaaaaaaactgtCGCAAATGTAATCAGAGGCATCCTATGCAAGCCTGTCCTGCTTGGGATCTTAAATGtgaaaaatgttacaaatataATCACAACACTAATTGTTGTCCAGTTCAGCCTACAGACACTGAAAAAATGGAA AACACAAAGGAATGGTCATGGATGGAAAATGGGTCTAGAATATCAAATGAAAATTTGCAAAGAAGTCAGGCATCATCG CCTTCAAGCACAAGACAAAAGACAATGGAAACTTCTAATGTCAAGGGAGATCAAATTCCTGCAGTATCTAAAGATAACTGCCGACTATCATAA
- the LOC126870178 gene encoding uncharacterized protein LOC126870178 yields the protein MDEVHDLEDWRISLSSRNNVIYNGTPYVPMLVENILIHISFEDYETNGIKTIQTVGKLIPKTETFATLLSVTPGNNSAFSVSLKILKVGDIYIKDSNDIYCPIWKKCSIFKIYGTLKKEGLENVLEASHLVPVQDVVGTWNLMASLSIIARSEYRHYYRTKGQSNMLQLQWDKMKKENKRVTKKDINI from the exons ATGGATGAGGTACATGATTTGGAAGATTGGAGAATTTCCTTATCCTCACGAAACAATGTGATATATAATGGTACTCCATATGTTCCTATGCTAGTGGAGAATATTcttatacatatttctttcgAAGATTACGAGACAAATGGGATTAAAACAATACAAACAGTAGGAAAACTTATTCCAAAAACTGAAACGTTTGCTACACTTTTATCTGTGACACCTGGAAATAATTCTGCATTTTCTGTTAGCCtcaaaattttaaaagttggagatatatacattaaagaTTCAAATGATATATATTGTCCAATATGG aaaaaatgcagtatatttaaaatatatggaACTTTAAAGAAGGAGGGATTAGAAAATGTTTTAGAGGCTTCTCATTTGGTTCCAGTACAAGATGTTGTGGGTACATGGAATCTAATGGCGTCATTAAGCATAATTGCACGTTCAGAATATCGCCA CTACTACCGTACCAAAGGACAAAGTAATATGTTACAGTTACAATGggataaaatgaaaaaggaaaacaaacGAGTTacaaagaaagacataaacatttga
- the LOC126870168 gene encoding uncharacterized protein LOC126870168 isoform X1 — protein MDIYARPPEPLSDNGDMVQNWQKWRKDFMIFMKASNSINKERDYQAYLLRTYIGKIGQDVIEKIVSNPLKEGDDMNILLAKLDKYFLSTKNEVIERYNFFKSRKNSNVSIENYIVYLKNKAKTCNFGNMTDSIIRDKLIIEFDNKQMRQKLFNIKNLNLSGFISIFNEHKSAMQKRKQDTNQNRKQIDDNNIKIDNVSAKNVTYSDKETSNSNKNTEWVRRQNKKNCRKCNQRHPMQACPAWDLKCEKCYKYNHNTNCCPVQPTDTEKMEHPTAPPLSDIDHMLYPKLDHVKTSQETLNTKEWSWMENGSRISNENLQRSQASSPSSTRQKTMETSNVKGDQIPAVSKDNCRLS, from the exons ATGGATATATATGCACGACCTCCAGAACCTTTATCTGATAATGGAGATATGGTTCAAAATTGGCAAAAATGGAGAAAAGATTTCATGATATTTATGAAAGCAAGTAATTCTATAAACAAAGAACGGGATTATCAAGCTTATCTTTTAAGGACTTACATAGGAAAGATTGGTCAAGATGTTAtagaaaaaattgtttcaaatccTTTGAAAGAGGGAGATGACATGAATATATTATTAGCAAAACTTGATAAATACTTTCTTTCCACTAAAAATGAAGTTATAGAAAgatataacttttttaagTCACGCAAAAACTCCAATGTCtctattgaaaattatattgtttatttGAAA AATAAAGCAAAAACTTGTAATTTTGGAAATATGACAGACAGCATAATTAGGgacaaattaattattgaaTTTGATAATAAACAAATGAGACAAAAGctgtttaatataaaaaatcttaatttatcaggatttatatcaatttttaatgaacATAAATCTGCCATGCAAAAGAGGAAACAGGATACAAACCAAAATAGAAAACAGATAGATGACAATAATATTAAGATTGATAATGTATCTGCTAAGAATGTTACATATTCTGATAAAGAGACTAGTAATTCAAATAAGAATACAGAATGGGTAAgaagacaaaataaaaaaaactgtCGCAAATGTAATCAGAGGCATCCTATGCAAGCCTGTCCTGCTTGGGATCTTAAATGtgaaaaatgttacaaatataATCACAACACTAATTGTTGTCCAGTTCAGCCTACAGACACTGAAAAAATGGAA CATCCCACTGCTCCACCACTTTCTGATATTGACCACATGTTGTATCCAAAATTAGATCATGTCAAAACCTCTCAGGAGACACTG AACACAAAGGAATGGTCATGGATGGAAAATGGGTCTAGAATATCAAATGAAAATTTGCAAAGAAGTCAGGCATCATCG CCTTCAAGCACAAGACAAAAGACAATGGAAACTTCTAATGTCAAGGGAGATCAAATTCCTGCAGTATCTAAAGATAACTGCCGACTATCATAA
- the LOC126870531 gene encoding uncharacterized protein LOC126870531 has translation MWELPHFARKGFLAYLPIKKSHQRNWYNHRRDQASDGNSHNKNVSAERTTKVPYVKLPAPFMTEEEFFKNWNTWKNNFLAFKRAQNKNNSDKQQWGNLLLNLMGPVGQDIHNTFVFNFPNDKENVDILIEKFDEYYIFSGRKKIPLENVYKYIDDLQLIIKEKNIKNEEELIKKKILTEINEHQFTNAAKQLIPIFIFSSDFNKLTLKEIAFIWKLYTDIISCLCCGGNHSSEKCPALGKQCVKCNKWNHFPRRCPTIFIYNCNYCGGDHMRKKCPAFNEICTKCQKLNHFKWKCHLVQIAQCHFCGLSHAASRSLCPAKDNVCSICKHIGHVPSKCNKKFYTHKH, from the exons ATGTGGGAATTACCACAT TTTGCCAGGAA GGGATTCCTCGCTTATTTGCCAATTAAAAAATCGCACCAACGGAATTGGTATAATCATCGAAGAGATCAAGCCAGTGACG gCAATTcacataataaaaatgtttcggCGGAAAGAACTACAAAGGTACCTTACGTTAAGCTACCTGCGCCATTTATGACGGAAGAGGAATTCTTCAAAAATTGGAACActtggaaaaataattttcttgcATTTAAAAGAGCGCAGAATAAAAACAATTCTGACAAGCAACAATGGGGAaacttattattaaatttaatggGTCCAGTTGGACAAGATATTCATAATACATTTGTATTCAATTTTCCAAATGACAAAGAAAATGTAGAtatattaatagaaaaatttgatgaatattacatattttcaggaagaaagaagatacctttagaaaatgtttataaatatatagatgACCTACAG TTGataatcaaagaaaaaaatattaaaaatgaagaagaattaataaaaaagaaaattttaacaGAAATTAATGAACATCAATTTACAAATGCTGCTAAACAATTAAttccaatatttatattttcttctgaTTTCAACAAGTTAACATTAAAGGAAATCGCATTTATTTGGAAATTGTACACTGATATCATCAGTTGTTTATGTTGTGGTGGTAATCATTCTTCTGAAAAATGTCCAGCATTGGGAAAACAATGTGTAAAATGTAACAAATGGAATCATTTCCCAagacgatgtccaacgatttTCATTTACAATTGCAATTATTGTGGAGGTGATCATATGCGTAAGAAGTGCCCAgcttttaatgaaatttgcaCAAAATGCCAGAAATTAAATCATTTTAAGTGGAAATGCCATCTTGTTCAAATTGCACAATGTCACTTTTGTGGTTTAAGCCATGCTGCATCTAGATCACTTTGTCCAGCAAAAGATAATGTTTGCTCTATTTGCAAACATATAGGGCATGTTCCTTCAAAAtgtaataagaaattttatacacATAAACATTAA